A single Lolium perenne isolate Kyuss_39 chromosome 6, Kyuss_2.0, whole genome shotgun sequence DNA region contains:
- the LOC127306419 gene encoding outer envelope pore protein 16-3, chloroplastic/mitochondrial — translation MEDDSPMVKTAKGAVTGLAAGTIWGTIVATWYDVPRVERHVALPGLIRTLKMCGSYGVTFAAVGGLYIGVEQIVESQRKKRDFVNGAVGAFVSGATVYGYRGKSIKSALIGGSALAFTSAILDVGGNTTRVDNGKAYHAYTTEKKPAH, via the exons ATGGAGGACGACTCGCCGATGGTGAAGACGGCCAAGGGCGCCGTCACGGGGCTGGCCGCGGGAACCATCTGGGGCACCATCGTCGCCACCTGGTACGACGTGCCCCGCGTCGAGCGCCACGTCGCGCTCCCGGGCCTCATCCGGACGCTCAAGATGTGCGGCAGCTACGGGGTCACCTTCGCCGCCGTCGGGGGGCTCTACATCGGCGTGGAGCAGATCGTCGAGAGCCAGCGCAAGAAGCGCGACTTCGTCAACGGGGCCGTCGGCGCCTTCGTCTCCGGCGCCACCGTCTATGGCTACCGAG GAAAGAGCATTAAGTCTGCCCTCATTGGTGGTTCTGCTCTGGCATTCACATCTGCTATTCTGGACGTTGGTGGTAATACAACGAGAGTGGACAATGGCAAAGCATACCACGCTTACACAACGGAGAAGAAGCCTGCACATTGA